In Treponema sp. OMZ 798, the following proteins share a genomic window:
- a CDS encoding bifunctional UDP-sugar hydrolase/5'-nucleotidase has protein sequence MCVLISIFVIFSFTSCLETRVKDSSVRSKREMLATGKQSDEVKLTHAVIRKGEAGKENVTLTFGVTGDVHGRLYPFEYAVCEEVPGAGFSKTFTLAQELRKENPNTVLIDVGDTVQDNNAELFNDLETHPMVQAMNYMNYDIWVLGNHEFNFEKEFLARNIRNFNGAVLSANIRNEKDKSFFVLPYQLLEIEGVRVAVVGLIPPHIPMWESSSPSHFKGLSFEEPLDAARRTVDSLKGQYDVLVGAFHLGRNAEYGSNGGVIEIAKQIPEFDIIFGGHEHAKYASIVDGMNGDKTWIIEPGAYGWALAVGEVKVKKEKDKWTVVSVKAENRETKKVPSNKQMEEEFKFVHQTSLSDANTVIGNITEDFIKRVDYITGDDKVTTMPTIQLEDTALIDLINTVQLYYTKADVSSAAAFRSEMNLKSGLFKKKDVAFIYKYANTLMGVNISGENLLKYMEWSASYYNTTKKGDVTISFNPNIRGYNYDMFEGITYDIDISQAPEKRIKNARIKGNPIDPKKTYKLAVNNYRFGTLTKLGLISDKDVYYDSYMEMQDAGRIRDLIVKYVKDVSKGVIKPVTNNNWKIIGFDSNVKGREEILNKIRAGEIKIPKSEDGRTPNVKSINIYELN, from the coding sequence ATGTGTGTTTTAATTTCCATCTTTGTCATTTTTTCTTTTACTTCGTGTTTGGAGACCCGTGTAAAAGATAGCAGTGTAAGATCAAAGAGGGAAATGCTTGCAACAGGCAAGCAGTCGGATGAGGTTAAGTTAACTCATGCGGTAATTAGGAAGGGTGAAGCGGGAAAGGAAAATGTAACCCTCACCTTCGGTGTAACCGGAGATGTTCACGGCAGGCTTTATCCGTTTGAGTATGCTGTTTGTGAAGAGGTGCCGGGTGCCGGTTTTTCTAAAACATTTACCTTAGCCCAAGAGCTAAGAAAGGAAAATCCAAACACTGTTCTCATTGATGTAGGCGATACCGTTCAGGATAATAATGCCGAACTTTTTAATGACTTGGAAACTCACCCGATGGTTCAGGCAATGAACTACATGAACTATGACATTTGGGTTTTGGGTAACCACGAATTCAATTTTGAAAAGGAATTTCTTGCACGGAATATCCGTAATTTTAATGGGGCAGTCTTAAGTGCAAATATCAGGAATGAAAAGGATAAGAGCTTTTTTGTCCTGCCCTATCAATTATTGGAAATTGAAGGAGTAAGGGTTGCTGTTGTGGGACTCATTCCGCCCCATATTCCGATGTGGGAGTCTTCTTCACCTTCTCACTTTAAGGGCTTAAGCTTTGAAGAACCCTTGGATGCTGCGCGCCGCACTGTTGATTCTTTAAAGGGGCAGTATGATGTCTTGGTAGGAGCCTTCCACCTAGGCCGAAATGCCGAATACGGTTCTAACGGAGGCGTTATTGAAATTGCAAAGCAAATCCCGGAATTCGATATAATTTTCGGAGGGCATGAGCACGCTAAATATGCAAGTATAGTGGATGGTATGAACGGGGATAAGACCTGGATAATAGAACCCGGTGCCTACGGATGGGCCTTGGCTGTAGGAGAAGTAAAGGTCAAAAAAGAAAAGGATAAGTGGACGGTTGTTTCTGTAAAGGCTGAGAATAGGGAAACAAAAAAAGTTCCATCTAATAAGCAGATGGAAGAAGAATTCAAATTTGTTCATCAAACTTCTTTAAGTGATGCAAATACGGTAATAGGTAATATAACCGAGGACTTTATAAAGCGCGTCGATTATATTACCGGTGATGATAAGGTTACTACCATGCCGACCATCCAGTTGGAGGATACTGCCTTAATAGATCTTATAAATACCGTTCAGCTGTATTATACGAAGGCTGATGTTTCTTCTGCCGCGGCCTTCAGGTCTGAGATGAATTTGAAATCAGGTCTTTTTAAGAAAAAAGATGTAGCCTTCATTTATAAGTATGCAAACACCTTGATGGGGGTAAATATAAGCGGTGAAAATCTTTTAAAATACATGGAGTGGTCTGCTTCTTATTATAATACTACCAAAAAAGGTGATGTGACAATTTCATTTAATCCCAATATCAGAGGCTACAATTACGATATGTTTGAAGGTATAACCTACGATATTGATATTTCTCAAGCACCTGAAAAAAGGATTAAAAATGCAAGGATAAAAGGAAATCCCATCGATCCGAAAAAGACCTATAAATTGGCTGTAAATAACTACCGTTTCGGCACTTTGACAAAACTTGGCCTTATAAGCGATAAAGATGTTTACTATGATTCTTATATGGAGATGCAAGATGCAGGGCGTATAAGAGACTTGATAGTAAAATATGTTAAGGATGTGTCAAAGGGTGTTATTAAACCTGTGACAAACAATAACTGGAAGATTATAGGTTTTGATTCCAATGTCAAGGGCAGAGAAGAAATCTTAAATAAGATTAGAGCAGGTGAGATAAAGATTCCCAAATCGGAGGATGGAAGAACACCGAATGTAAAATCTATAAATATCTATGAACTAAATTAA
- a CDS encoding YibE/F family protein, which yields MRDRIFAVVIFLITIFLLIFMPQIRTGLGQRPMFTQEFALGVVQDVLEEDLTEDPIVAGRYRGIQKISVKILDGSKKNKVYETYNTLSALHNTRAYKDLKAVFTIRTQDEKESIWLYNQKRDTHIYILALGFSFSLIFLGKRQGLKSLLGLVFTCTVIVSLLVPALFAGFAPIPISILLVSVVTFVSFILVSGFSRKTYAAILGTICGISIAGLISIIVSYTANLSGVNMEGGEQLLNIAPDYNLKLNGLLFISILIASLGAVMDVSMSVSSSMHEILTIDPSIEKKKLFKSGLNVGKDITGTMSNTLILAFAGTSLPLIMMIWGYGMSLRQFINIPKIVIHIVQGLAGSMGIITSVPCTAFFAAMLPRK from the coding sequence ATGCGTGATAGAATTTTTGCGGTAGTTATATTTTTGATTACCATTTTTTTGCTTATCTTTATGCCTCAAATTCGGACCGGTTTAGGGCAAAGGCCTATGTTTACTCAAGAATTTGCTTTGGGTGTGGTTCAAGATGTCCTAGAAGAAGATCTTACTGAGGATCCTATAGTTGCCGGACGTTATCGCGGAATACAAAAAATTTCAGTAAAAATTCTGGACGGCAGTAAAAAAAATAAGGTTTATGAGACTTACAATACTTTAAGTGCTCTGCATAATACAAGGGCCTATAAGGATCTAAAGGCTGTATTCACAATCAGGACTCAAGACGAAAAAGAAAGCATTTGGTTGTACAATCAAAAACGGGATACTCATATTTATATCTTAGCCTTGGGGTTTTCTTTTTCCCTAATCTTCCTTGGGAAGCGTCAAGGTCTTAAGTCCTTATTGGGTTTGGTCTTTACCTGCACCGTTATTGTGAGCCTTTTAGTTCCTGCTTTATTTGCAGGCTTTGCTCCTATTCCTATTTCCATTTTACTTGTTTCAGTAGTAACCTTCGTAAGTTTTATTTTGGTAAGCGGTTTTTCCCGCAAGACCTATGCGGCAATACTCGGAACCATTTGCGGAATAAGCATAGCAGGGCTTATTTCGATAATAGTTTCGTATACGGCAAATCTTTCCGGTGTGAATATGGAAGGCGGAGAACAGCTTTTGAATATTGCTCCTGACTATAATCTGAAATTAAACGGTCTTCTTTTTATTTCTATTTTGATAGCCTCTCTTGGGGCCGTAATGGATGTAAGCATGTCCGTCTCTTCTTCAATGCACGAAATATTGACAATAGATCCTTCAATCGAAAAAAAGAAATTATTTAAATCCGGCTTAAATGTAGGTAAAGATATAACCGGAACTATGAGTAATACTCTTATCTTGGCCTTTGCAGGGACATCCTTACCTCTGATAATGATGATATGGGGATATGGTATGAGCTTAAGGCAATTTATAAATATCCCCAAAATTGTAATACATATTGTACAAGGGCTTGCAGGCAGCATGGGTATAATCACTTCCGTTCCTTGTACGGCATTTTTTGCGGCAATGCTTCCACGTAAATAA
- the scpB gene encoding SMC-Scp complex subunit ScpB, whose product MVQNYNLEKEISLVEAILYLEGDPLTDEALCKISGLSPEIVNDAIKALQEAYAAPQSGIELAKMMGGWVIMPKKELWEHLKDRYGKKNEGRLSRAAMETLSIIAYSQPVTRAEIEAIRGVSADNMIRLLAEKDLIKEVGKKDVPGKPSMFGTTKEFLKVFRLNSIADLPKLDETERERFELAR is encoded by the coding sequence ATGGTTCAGAATTATAATTTGGAAAAGGAAATCTCATTGGTTGAGGCCATCCTCTATTTGGAAGGCGACCCCTTAACCGATGAGGCTCTTTGTAAAATATCAGGTCTCTCGCCCGAAATCGTAAACGATGCAATCAAGGCCCTGCAGGAAGCCTATGCTGCGCCTCAAAGCGGAATCGAGCTTGCTAAGATGATGGGCGGCTGGGTGATAATGCCCAAAAAAGAATTGTGGGAGCACCTAAAAGACCGCTACGGTAAAAAAAATGAGGGCCGCCTTTCCCGTGCCGCCATGGAAACCCTTTCGATAATTGCTTATTCCCAGCCGGTAACCAGGGCCGAAATTGAAGCTATCCGCGGTGTTTCCGCCGATAATATGATCCGCCTCCTTGCCGAAAAGGACCTTATAAAAGAGGTCGGCAAAAAGGATGTTCCCGGCAAGCCCTCAATGTTCGGCACCACAAAGGAGTTCTTAAAAGTTTTTAGGCTTAACAGCATTGCTGATCTTCCGAAGCTGGATGAAACCGAAAGAGAAAGATTCGAGCTTGCCCGATAA
- a CDS encoding NADH:flavin oxidoreductase: MSLLFSSFKIKNIELNTKLVMPPMASEKADEGGIVSRTLCDYYDEKTGGAYIGLVITEHSYVSPEGKASPGQLSISDDSTIEGFKELVSVLHKNGAKVIAQISHAGAAAKPKITGYDVLSSSSIKIPRKTSDYELPRAMTQKDIDKVINDFAQAARRAKEADFDGVEIHSAHGYLLNQFFSPIMNKRTDKYNGSSIEGRTRLHIEIIESIHKITGPDFLIAVRLGACDYISGGSSLEDSVKACLLFKEAGVDLLDISGGFCGYTNPELEEEGWFSRITQAVKERVQVPVILTGGIVSPEAAENILAEGKADLIGVGRALLNDSDWPKKAMKKLEG, translated from the coding sequence ATGTCTTTATTGTTTTCTAGTTTTAAAATTAAAAATATCGAGCTTAACACAAAATTGGTAATGCCTCCTATGGCTTCCGAAAAGGCTGATGAAGGCGGAATTGTAAGCCGAACCCTTTGCGATTATTACGATGAAAAAACCGGAGGGGCTTATATAGGTCTTGTTATAACTGAACACTCTTATGTAAGTCCTGAAGGTAAGGCCAGTCCGGGACAGCTTTCTATTTCGGATGATTCTACAATTGAAGGTTTTAAAGAGCTTGTTTCCGTTTTGCACAAAAATGGAGCAAAAGTGATAGCTCAGATTTCTCATGCAGGTGCTGCTGCAAAACCTAAAATAACAGGATACGATGTTTTAAGTTCAAGTTCTATTAAGATTCCGCGTAAAACATCTGATTATGAGCTGCCTCGTGCTATGACCCAGAAAGATATAGATAAGGTTATAAACGATTTTGCTCAGGCTGCAAGGCGTGCAAAAGAAGCAGATTTTGACGGCGTCGAAATACATTCGGCTCACGGCTATTTGCTAAACCAGTTTTTTTCTCCTATTATGAATAAACGGACAGATAAATATAACGGCTCTTCCATTGAAGGAAGAACAAGACTTCATATAGAAATAATAGAATCAATCCACAAGATAACGGGCCCTGATTTTTTAATTGCAGTCCGTTTAGGGGCTTGCGACTATATTTCGGGAGGCAGTTCCCTTGAAGATTCCGTTAAGGCCTGTCTTCTTTTTAAGGAAGCCGGAGTCGATTTACTCGATATTTCGGGAGGCTTTTGCGGCTACACAAATCCTGAGCTTGAAGAAGAAGGCTGGTTCAGCCGTATAACTCAGGCCGTAAAAGAAAGGGTTCAAGTGCCTGTAATTCTTACAGGCGGAATCGTAAGCCCCGAAGCTGCCGAAAATATTTTGGCTGAAGGAAAAGCCGATCTAATCGGGGTAGGCCGGGCTCTTCTAAATGACTCCGATTGGCCTAAAAAGGCAATGAAAAAACTGGAAGGCTAA
- a CDS encoding ISAs1 family transposase: MKTLKEYFNELNDNRQSGKVKHLISEILVIALCAVCSGVQTVFEIGEFAEVKKDWLRNEVGLLLENGVPSHDTIGRVLAMINPKQFQSLFISWIEQSLNIPTGSYIHIDGKTLRGSASEQSRGIHLVSAFAHEAGVVLGQIKCAEKSNEITAIPELLNLLKLKHSIITIDAMGCQKEIAKEITKKKCDYVLALKENQPAAYNDVKDYFSIEDKDFQNTLLRFETLDIGHGREEKREYFLSNNLNWFEDKNKWANLKSFGMVKSTVRCKGKQYSEKRYFISSIEDINEFVTAVRTHWTIENTLHWSLDVIFRDDECQIREKNTAENIAILRRICFNRIKMYQNGKTLKRKKMLCTFDDSFRFNVLFS; the protein is encoded by the coding sequence ATGAAAACATTAAAAGAATATTTTAACGAACTTAATGATAATCGTCAGTCGGGCAAAGTAAAACATCTAATCAGCGAAATATTGGTAATAGCACTGTGTGCTGTTTGTAGCGGAGTTCAAACTGTATTTGAAATAGGGGAATTTGCCGAAGTAAAAAAGGATTGGCTAAGAAATGAGGTAGGACTCTTGTTAGAAAATGGAGTTCCTTCGCACGACACCATAGGAAGAGTCCTTGCGATGATTAATCCCAAACAATTTCAAAGCCTTTTTATCTCGTGGATTGAACAATCCCTTAATATTCCAACAGGTTCATACATTCACATTGACGGAAAAACATTACGTGGAAGTGCAAGTGAACAAAGTAGAGGTATTCATTTGGTAAGTGCATTCGCTCACGAAGCGGGAGTTGTATTAGGACAAATAAAATGTGCTGAAAAATCGAATGAAATCACAGCAATTCCTGAACTCCTTAACCTTTTAAAACTAAAACACTCGATAATTACTATAGATGCCATGGGGTGTCAAAAAGAAATAGCAAAAGAAATCACAAAGAAAAAATGTGATTATGTATTGGCTCTAAAAGAAAATCAGCCGGCAGCGTATAATGATGTAAAAGATTATTTTTCTATAGAAGATAAAGACTTTCAAAACACACTTTTAAGATTTGAAACCTTGGATATAGGGCATGGCAGAGAAGAAAAAAGAGAATACTTTCTTTCAAATAATCTAAACTGGTTTGAAGACAAGAATAAATGGGCAAATTTAAAGAGTTTTGGAATGGTCAAAAGCACTGTAAGGTGCAAAGGCAAACAATACAGTGAAAAGCGTTACTTTATTAGCAGCATAGAGGATATAAATGAGTTTGTAACAGCTGTAAGAACACATTGGACAATAGAAAACACTTTACACTGGTCGCTGGATGTAATATTTAGAGACGATGAATGTCAAATTCGAGAAAAAAATACTGCTGAAAACATAGCAATTTTAAGGAGGATTTGCTTTAATCGAATAAAAATGTATCAAAATGGTAAAACTCTGAAAAGGAAGAAAATGCTTTGTACTTTTGATGATTCATTTAGGTTTAATGTTTTATTTAGCTAA
- a CDS encoding pseudouridine synthase codes for MEEIRLQVYLARCGVASRRASENLILNGRVSVDGKIVTELGTKVSGTEKICFDGKQIFPEAEKRYILLNKPEGYVCSLADEKDRPIAASLLKDIYTERLYNIGRLDMLSGGAIIFTNDGDFSARVEHPSSEIEKEYEVLTVFEYPDEVLQKFLRGVRIEGVFYKALSAERLAKNKMRIVLIEGKNREIRRVLKFFNIKIKKLTRVRIGCVYLSDLPPGKHRPLTPEEIKGLLG; via the coding sequence ATGGAAGAAATAAGACTTCAAGTTTATTTAGCCCGCTGCGGAGTCGCTTCGCGCCGAGCCTCGGAAAACCTCATCCTAAACGGAAGGGTAAGTGTTGACGGCAAGATTGTAACGGAGCTCGGCACAAAGGTTTCCGGTACGGAAAAAATCTGCTTTGACGGAAAACAAATTTTCCCCGAGGCCGAAAAAAGATATATTCTATTGAACAAGCCTGAAGGCTATGTTTGTTCCCTTGCCGATGAGAAGGATAGACCCATCGCTGCCTCCCTCTTAAAAGATATCTACACCGAAAGGCTTTACAATATCGGCCGCTTGGATATGCTTTCGGGCGGGGCAATCATCTTTACAAACGACGGAGATTTTTCTGCAAGGGTTGAGCACCCTTCTTCCGAAATCGAAAAAGAATATGAGGTCTTAACAGTTTTTGAATACCCCGACGAGGTTCTCCAAAAATTTTTAAGGGGTGTGCGCATTGAAGGCGTTTTTTATAAGGCCCTCTCGGCTGAGCGCCTAGCCAAAAACAAGATGCGCATAGTTTTGATTGAAGGCAAAAACCGCGAAATCCGCCGCGTCTTAAAATTTTTTAATATCAAAATAAAAAAACTTACACGCGTCAGAATAGGCTGCGTGTACCTATCAGACCTTCCCCCCGGCAAACACCGCCCTCTAACTCCCGAAGAAATTAAAGGACTATTGGGTTAA
- the recA gene encoding recombinase RecA → MAKVKTETPAVTSPDDKLKALEAARLQIEKQFGQGSLMKLGNNSAIGNIEIIPSGSILLDEALGIGGYPRGRIIEIFGPESSGKTTIALHAVAEAQKQGGIAAFIDAEHALDPQYAKALGVNIDELWVSQPDTGEQALEIAESLVRSGAVDIIVIDSVAALTPQAEIAGEMGDSHMGLQARLMSQALRKLTAIIGKSNCMIIFINQIRMKIGVMFGSPETTTGGNALKFYASVRLDVRKIETLSKGEDEAWGNKIRVKVVKNKVAPPFRKVEMEILFGKGVCPYGSLLDSAVKQEIIGKSGSWYSYGDDKIGQGRPNAVKFLEDNIEITQKIEKELREKLFPGRPFVSSFVEKTKEQKEAQEKAVEALKKEDSSKEASPKGNKEEDDDFEEKPAASKTKKAEVVGVPADDSLF, encoded by the coding sequence GTGGCAAAAGTAAAGACTGAAACACCGGCGGTTACAAGTCCGGACGATAAGTTAAAGGCTCTGGAGGCAGCCCGTCTTCAAATTGAAAAACAATTCGGGCAGGGTTCCTTGATGAAGTTAGGAAATAATTCCGCTATCGGAAACATAGAGATAATTCCTTCGGGAAGCATTCTTTTGGATGAGGCTCTCGGTATCGGCGGGTATCCGCGAGGCAGAATTATCGAAATATTCGGCCCCGAATCTTCGGGTAAGACTACCATAGCTCTTCATGCCGTCGCCGAAGCCCAAAAGCAGGGAGGCATAGCTGCTTTTATCGATGCCGAGCATGCCCTCGATCCCCAATATGCTAAGGCCTTGGGTGTAAACATTGATGAGCTTTGGGTATCTCAGCCTGATACGGGAGAGCAGGCTCTTGAAATAGCCGAAAGTCTTGTCCGCTCAGGTGCGGTTGACATAATAGTAATTGACTCTGTAGCCGCCCTAACTCCTCAGGCAGAAATCGCCGGAGAAATGGGAGACTCTCACATGGGCTTACAAGCCCGATTGATGAGTCAGGCCTTGCGAAAGCTCACCGCCATTATCGGCAAGTCCAACTGTATGATAATCTTTATCAACCAAATCCGAATGAAGATAGGCGTTATGTTCGGAAGCCCCGAAACCACTACCGGCGGAAATGCCCTTAAATTTTACGCCTCCGTCCGATTGGATGTACGCAAGATTGAAACTCTCAGTAAGGGAGAAGATGAAGCATGGGGAAATAAGATCCGCGTAAAGGTTGTAAAAAACAAGGTCGCTCCTCCTTTTAGAAAGGTCGAAATGGAAATCCTTTTCGGGAAGGGGGTTTGTCCCTATGGAAGCCTTTTAGATTCTGCCGTAAAACAAGAGATAATCGGAAAGAGCGGCTCATGGTATTCTTACGGAGACGATAAAATCGGACAGGGAAGACCCAATGCCGTTAAATTCTTGGAAGATAATATAGAAATAACTCAAAAAATCGAAAAAGAATTGAGAGAAAAGCTCTTCCCGGGCAGGCCCTTTGTTTCAAGCTTTGTAGAAAAAACTAAGGAGCAAAAGGAAGCTCAAGAAAAGGCTGTCGAAGCTCTTAAAAAAGAAGATAGTTCAAAAGAAGCTTCTCCGAAAGGCAATAAAGAAGAAGATGATGATTTTGAAGAAAAACCGGCTGCTTCAAAGACAAAGAAAGCCGAAGTAGTTGGTGTTCCTGCAGACGACAGTCTTTTTTAA
- a CDS encoding ScpA family protein codes for MSTQALSQIDTHETTYSNTEFKVHNFEGPLDLLLFLINKNEVNIYDIPIAEITEQYLEYLDYAIEPDLDNLVDFYSMAANLIYIKSRMLLPVEVSVDDEDIEDPRSELVDKLIEYQKYKKLSELMEEKESEAEWFFERKKIQHALPFGEEELWERVDTWDLLKTFSQLMSNYNAEHILDLYEEVSVNEKITLMNELLDQKGECMFTDLIVRKGNLMDVVCAFMAILEAVKFKMASIWQNRMFGDIKIRPWEQDNGSEL; via the coding sequence ATGAGTACACAAGCTTTAAGTCAGATTGATACACATGAAACAACCTATTCCAATACGGAATTTAAGGTGCATAATTTTGAAGGCCCCTTAGACCTTCTGCTTTTTTTGATAAACAAAAACGAGGTAAATATCTACGATATTCCGATTGCAGAAATAACCGAGCAATATCTGGAATATCTGGATTATGCAATTGAACCCGATTTGGATAACCTTGTCGATTTTTATTCGATGGCCGCAAATTTAATTTATATAAAAAGCAGAATGCTTTTGCCGGTTGAGGTTTCGGTTGATGATGAAGACATTGAAGACCCGCGTTCAGAGCTGGTCGATAAGCTCATCGAGTATCAAAAATATAAAAAGCTTTCCGAACTTATGGAAGAAAAAGAAAGCGAAGCGGAATGGTTTTTTGAAAGAAAAAAAATTCAGCACGCCCTTCCTTTTGGAGAAGAAGAACTTTGGGAGCGGGTCGATACTTGGGATCTTTTAAAAACCTTTTCACAACTTATGTCGAACTATAATGCCGAACACATCCTAGACCTTTACGAAGAAGTTTCGGTAAACGAAAAGATTACCCTCATGAACGAACTTTTGGATCAAAAGGGTGAGTGTATGTTTACCGATTTGATTGTGCGTAAGGGCAATTTAATGGATGTGGTCTGTGCTTTTATGGCAATTTTAGAAGCCGTAAAATTTAAGATGGCGAGTATCTGGCAAAACAGAATGTTCGGCGATATAAAAATACGCCCGTGGGAGCAGGATAATGGTTCAGAATTATAA
- a CDS encoding ATP-binding cassette domain-containing protein, with translation MHDIKLKSITKSYSIGDEKQIVLDDLSHNFASGKISFILGPSGCGKSSLLNIIAGIDKNYSGEVLYKGEAIQDYDKFRRENISFIFQDSNLIPHQNLLKNIVIALHNGIENKEELAINLLKKVGLSEHIYKKPSMLSTGERQRASIARALARNTDILLCDEPTGSLDETTKIEICDLILEVFKGKTIIFVSHDEELARIYADEILTIDNKKLKSIKEKTQSESDSQIERRAENKIKPEDSSFKNRFYINILSEKLKLFNSLQLLVIILGIFIFSIGSFKAVSYGIDQYLYGKYKADKITLSSAGMSLNALLQNIEDYNGKFKEKIYGLTLGLPSSIRLEKEKLPVFINMMQEKNKASFSEDIIAGRFPENPKEILFSKAYALKLLYTFDNLIDIKNISAGDLFNRLKELPISYKAVCKFAGKVPKDSDFYDEDLKIVGIIDDLRYISDFDEGLFFEMKKFNEDMDVSGFVAFMRNIGINLNYPFYLGEEGISDSIYVNENIYFLEEEFTKYLSKIYLSETTYKFTYFDIFIDENLDTRKKVHTNYLLFKSIFKGSDNISLERKSYLDDIYGYKLSIIFTLIILGVIAVLSAYNGLKNLITAKRKDIGIYRSLGYTTKELKKMFIKEGLIISFFVCLASVFFFMIISLFLGEYFINLLDCSRIVNLKSLFNFDIFSLSAAFLIIILIIIISISSELKKTNIDELIR, from the coding sequence ATGCACGATATAAAATTAAAATCAATCACTAAAAGCTATTCTATCGGAGATGAAAAACAAATTGTTTTGGATGACCTTTCTCATAATTTTGCTTCGGGAAAAATAAGTTTTATTTTGGGGCCCTCAGGCTGCGGAAAATCGAGTCTTTTAAATATAATTGCAGGCATAGACAAAAACTATTCCGGCGAGGTTTTGTATAAGGGTGAAGCGATTCAAGACTACGATAAATTTAGACGGGAAAATATCAGCTTTATTTTTCAAGACAGTAATTTAATTCCGCATCAAAATTTATTAAAAAATATCGTAATTGCTCTCCATAACGGTATAGAAAATAAAGAAGAGCTTGCAATTAACTTACTTAAAAAGGTCGGCCTATCCGAACATATTTATAAAAAACCTTCTATGCTTTCTACGGGCGAAAGACAGCGGGCGAGTATTGCAAGAGCTTTGGCAAGAAATACCGATATCCTGCTTTGTGATGAGCCTACAGGAAGTTTGGACGAAACAACAAAGATTGAAATCTGCGATTTAATTTTAGAAGTTTTTAAGGGCAAAACAATTATCTTTGTAAGCCATGATGAAGAATTGGCAAGGATATACGCCGATGAAATTTTAACTATCGATAATAAAAAACTAAAATCTATAAAAGAAAAAACTCAATCTGAATCCGATTCACAAATTGAACGCAGAGCGGAAAATAAAATTAAGCCGGAAGATTCAAGTTTTAAAAACAGGTTTTATATAAATATTCTATCAGAAAAATTAAAGCTTTTTAATTCGCTACAACTTTTAGTTATTATTTTAGGAATATTTATATTTTCGATCGGCTCATTTAAGGCTGTAAGTTATGGAATAGATCAATATCTTTACGGTAAGTACAAGGCCGATAAAATTACTTTAAGCAGTGCAGGTATGAGTTTAAACGCCTTGCTTCAAAACATTGAAGACTATAACGGAAAATTTAAAGAAAAAATTTACGGTTTAACTCTAGGCTTGCCTTCAAGTATAAGACTCGAAAAAGAAAAATTACCCGTTTTTATAAATATGATGCAGGAAAAAAATAAGGCGAGCTTTTCGGAAGATATAATTGCAGGACGCTTTCCTGAAAATCCTAAAGAGATTTTATTCAGCAAAGCTTATGCACTTAAACTGCTTTATACTTTTGATAATCTTATTGATATTAAAAATATTTCCGCCGGCGATTTATTTAACCGCTTAAAAGAACTTCCTATTTCGTATAAAGCCGTTTGCAAATTTGCAGGGAAGGTTCCAAAGGACTCCGACTTTTACGATGAAGATTTAAAGATTGTAGGTATAATCGACGACTTAAGATACATCTCTGATTTTGATGAAGGCCTTTTTTTTGAAATGAAGAAATTTAATGAAGATATGGATGTGTCCGGTTTTGTTGCCTTTATGCGTAATATCGGAATTAATTTAAATTATCCTTTTTATTTAGGGGAAGAAGGAATCTCCGATTCGATCTATGTAAATGAAAATATTTATTTTTTGGAAGAAGAATTTACTAAATATCTAAGTAAGATTTATCTTTCTGAAACTACTTATAAATTTACATATTTCGATATATTTATAGATGAAAATTTAGATACCAGAAAAAAGGTGCACACTAATTACCTTTTGTTTAAGTCCATTTTTAAGGGAAGCGATAATATTTCGCTGGAAAGAAAATCATATCTTGATGATATTTACGGTTATAAATTAAGTATAATCTTTACATTAATTATTCTCGGTGTTATTGCCGTGCTTTCGGCATATAACGGCTTAAAAAATTTAATTACGGCTAAACGTAAGGATATCGGCATTTACCGCTCATTGGGTTATACAACAAAGGAATTAAAAAAGATGTTTATCAAAGAAGGATTGATTATTTCTTTTTTTGTCTGCCTTGCATCGGTTTTCTTTTTTATGATAATCAGCTTATTTTTGGGTGAGTATTTTATTAACTTATTGGATTGCAGCAGAATAGTAAATTTAAAGAGCCTTTTTAACTTTGATATTTTTTCGCTCTCTGCAGCGTTTCTTATAATCATTTTGATAATTATAATTTCGATAAGCTCTGAGCTTAAAAAAACTAATATCGATGAACTTATAAGGTAA